Proteins found in one Miscanthus floridulus cultivar M001 chromosome 4, ASM1932011v1, whole genome shotgun sequence genomic segment:
- the LOC136551909 gene encoding uncharacterized protein isoform X3, which yields MVTHIQIWRQMGWPLPRPVVDEAEEVLCGVKEEEWAQVLELAKNPAGRATPECPNQRYLTEAAVLLHGRKGSKQRPASLDLGSPGFHGATFSPSFVIGGVGLMNKGLGASLIRSDVFHSPGTPNYPWHPASVLGCQKGWSSERVPHPSKGSRRYPGSSMAFPYSNGRTLPSKWEDAERWIFSPNSSDALGRTTVAHARRPKSKSGPLGPPGRIGGQYSSVSSVSLLDSGRAGPVTGNSPFAAGVLMPEHVCGGKNTNGTYSGRPIGDEINIGRGVKICPLNGGSHPIRTSRVCRRLDSAVESSASLPSTQESIQDEQVEITEDSASTIASVIYRKDAATQTSPELSRSSSPNTRPTFNRSLLTEQVKESGSCFSDLDIRDVQMDDRVTLTRWSKKNVTRSSNKNSTNMIEWNEKTVESNSSSWGFAEAKCISKIDREDTKITAWENIQKAKAEAAIQKLVIKLEKKRSSLDKILNTLKSAQRKAQVMRERECDAVTANQDGKGSRKAKKRAQLSKNGQISSLSGCFTCHAF from the exons ATGGTGACCCACATACAGATCTGGAGACAGATGGGTTGGCCACTTCCTCGTCCAGTG GTGGACGAAGCGGAGGAGGTGCTGTGCGGGGTGAAGGAAGAGGAGTGGGCTCAGGTACTAGAACTGGCCAAGAATCCGGCAGGCCGTGCCACCCCAG AATGCCCCAACCAGCGGTACCTGACGGAGGCTGCTGTTCTTTTGCATGGTAGGAAGGGGTCGAAACAGCGGCCGGCCTCACTTGACCTCGGTAGCCCTGGGTTCCATGGAGCCACGTTTTCTCCAAGTTTCGTGATTGGTGGTGTGGGGTTGATGAACAAAGGACTTGGAGCATCACTCATCAGGTCAGACGTGTTTCATAGTCCTGGAACGCCGAACTATCCGTGGCACCCTGCATCGGTGTTGGGGTGCCAGAAAGGGTGGAGCTCTGAGAGAGTTCCGCATCCTTCTAAAGGAAGTAGGAGGTACCCAGGAAGCAGCATGGCATTTCCTTACAGCAATGGGAGGACATTGCCCTCGAAATGGGAGGATGCAGAGAGGTGGATCTTCAGTCCCAATTCCAGCGACGCTCTTGGAAGAACTACAGTTGCTCATGCTCGACGACCAAAGTCTAAAAGTGGCCCCCTGGGGCCTCCAGGAAGAATTGGTGGACAGTATTCATCTGTTTCTTCGGTGTCATTGCTTGATAGTGGGAGAGCTGGTCCTGTTACAGGAAATTCTCCTTTTGCAGCAGGAGTACTAATGCCGGAACATGTTTGTGGAGGAAAAAATACAAATGGAACCTATTCAGGTAGACCAATTGGTGACGAAATCAACATTGGAAGAGGAGTCAAAATTTGTCCACTGAATGGTGGGTCTCATCCTATTCGAACTTCCAGAGTTTGCCGGCGATTAGATTCTGCAGTGGAATCATCTGCTTCATTGCCTAGCACACAAGAATCTATCCAAG ATGAGCAGGTTGAAATCACAGAAGATTCAGCTTCTACTATTGCTTCTGTAATTTATAGGAAAGATGCTGCAACCCAGACCAGCCCGGAGCTAAGTAGGTCCTCTTCGCCCAACACTAGACCAACATTTAATCGTTCCCTGTTGACAGAACAAGTGAAAGAGAGCGGGAGCTGTTTCTCAGATCTTGATATCAGGGATGTTCAGATGGATGACCGAGTGACTTTGACTAGGTGGTCAAAGAAAAATGTAACACGATCGTCTAACAAGAATTCAACAAACATGATAGAATGGAATGAAAAGACAGTGGAGTCAAATTCTTCGTCCTGGGGCTTTGCCGAAGCGAAGTGCATATCTAA GATTGATAGAGAGGACACAAAAATCACTGCATGGGAGAATATTCAAAAAGCAAAAGCTGAGGCAGCAATTCAGAAGTTAGTG ATTAAGCTCGAGAAGAAAAGATCTTCGCTGGATAAGATTTTGAACACCCTCAAGTCTGCTCAAAGAAAAGCCCAGGTGATGCGTGAGCGTGAGTGTGATGCAGTAACAGCAAACCAAGATGGAAAAGGCTCTAGGAAGGCAAAAAAGAGAGCACAGCTTAGCAAGAATGGCCAAATCAGTTCGCTGAGTGGCTGCTTCACTTGTCATGCTTTCTGA
- the LOC136551909 gene encoding uncharacterized protein isoform X1: MQRRRRRWGAEVDYGYSPSSTGGGGSSCCDSFGCDSPLAGFVRPDGDPHTDLETDGLATSSSSASAAFTERQVDEAEEVLCGVKEEEWAQVLELAKNPAGRATPECPNQRYLTEAAVLLHGRKGSKQRPASLDLGSPGFHGATFSPSFVIGGVGLMNKGLGASLIRSDVFHSPGTPNYPWHPASVLGCQKGWSSERVPHPSKGSRRYPGSSMAFPYSNGRTLPSKWEDAERWIFSPNSSDALGRTTVAHARRPKSKSGPLGPPGRIGGQYSSVSSVSLLDSGRAGPVTGNSPFAAGVLMPEHVCGGKNTNGTYSGRPIGDEINIGRGVKICPLNGGSHPIRTSRVCRRLDSAVESSASLPSTQESIQDEQVEITEDSASTIASVIYRKDAATQTSPELSRSSSPNTRPTFNRSLLTEQVKESGSCFSDLDIRDVQMDDRVTLTRWSKKNVTRSSNKNSTNMIEWNEKTVESNSSSWGFAEAKCISKIDREDTKITAWENIQKAKAEAAIQKLVIKLEKKRSSLDKILNTLKSAQRKAQVMRERECDAVTANQDGKGSRKAKKRAQLSKNGQISSLSGCFTCHAF, encoded by the exons atgcagcggcggcggcggaggtggggAGCGGAGGTGGACTACGGCTACTCGCCGAGCTCCACGGGCGGCGGCGGGAGCAGCTGCTGCGATTCCTTCGGCTGCGACTCG CCTTTGGCCGGGTTCGTGCGCCCAGATGGTGACCCACATACAGATCTGGAGACAGATGGGTTGGCCACTTCCTCGTCCAGTG CTTCTGCAGCCTTTACCGAGCGGCAGGTGGACGAAGCGGAGGAGGTGCTGTGCGGGGTGAAGGAAGAGGAGTGGGCTCAGGTACTAGAACTGGCCAAGAATCCGGCAGGCCGTGCCACCCCAG AATGCCCCAACCAGCGGTACCTGACGGAGGCTGCTGTTCTTTTGCATGGTAGGAAGGGGTCGAAACAGCGGCCGGCCTCACTTGACCTCGGTAGCCCTGGGTTCCATGGAGCCACGTTTTCTCCAAGTTTCGTGATTGGTGGTGTGGGGTTGATGAACAAAGGACTTGGAGCATCACTCATCAGGTCAGACGTGTTTCATAGTCCTGGAACGCCGAACTATCCGTGGCACCCTGCATCGGTGTTGGGGTGCCAGAAAGGGTGGAGCTCTGAGAGAGTTCCGCATCCTTCTAAAGGAAGTAGGAGGTACCCAGGAAGCAGCATGGCATTTCCTTACAGCAATGGGAGGACATTGCCCTCGAAATGGGAGGATGCAGAGAGGTGGATCTTCAGTCCCAATTCCAGCGACGCTCTTGGAAGAACTACAGTTGCTCATGCTCGACGACCAAAGTCTAAAAGTGGCCCCCTGGGGCCTCCAGGAAGAATTGGTGGACAGTATTCATCTGTTTCTTCGGTGTCATTGCTTGATAGTGGGAGAGCTGGTCCTGTTACAGGAAATTCTCCTTTTGCAGCAGGAGTACTAATGCCGGAACATGTTTGTGGAGGAAAAAATACAAATGGAACCTATTCAGGTAGACCAATTGGTGACGAAATCAACATTGGAAGAGGAGTCAAAATTTGTCCACTGAATGGTGGGTCTCATCCTATTCGAACTTCCAGAGTTTGCCGGCGATTAGATTCTGCAGTGGAATCATCTGCTTCATTGCCTAGCACACAAGAATCTATCCAAG ATGAGCAGGTTGAAATCACAGAAGATTCAGCTTCTACTATTGCTTCTGTAATTTATAGGAAAGATGCTGCAACCCAGACCAGCCCGGAGCTAAGTAGGTCCTCTTCGCCCAACACTAGACCAACATTTAATCGTTCCCTGTTGACAGAACAAGTGAAAGAGAGCGGGAGCTGTTTCTCAGATCTTGATATCAGGGATGTTCAGATGGATGACCGAGTGACTTTGACTAGGTGGTCAAAGAAAAATGTAACACGATCGTCTAACAAGAATTCAACAAACATGATAGAATGGAATGAAAAGACAGTGGAGTCAAATTCTTCGTCCTGGGGCTTTGCCGAAGCGAAGTGCATATCTAA GATTGATAGAGAGGACACAAAAATCACTGCATGGGAGAATATTCAAAAAGCAAAAGCTGAGGCAGCAATTCAGAAGTTAGTG ATTAAGCTCGAGAAGAAAAGATCTTCGCTGGATAAGATTTTGAACACCCTCAAGTCTGCTCAAAGAAAAGCCCAGGTGATGCGTGAGCGTGAGTGTGATGCAGTAACAGCAAACCAAGATGGAAAAGGCTCTAGGAAGGCAAAAAAGAGAGCACAGCTTAGCAAGAATGGCCAAATCAGTTCGCTGAGTGGCTGCTTCACTTGTCATGCTTTCTGA
- the LOC136551909 gene encoding uncharacterized protein isoform X2: MQRRRRRWGAEVDYGYSPSSTGGGGSSCCDSFGCDSPLAGFVRPDGDPHTDLETDGLATSSSSGGRSGGGAVRGEGRGVGSGTRTGQESGRPCHPRKGSKQRPASLDLGSPGFHGATFSPSFVIGGVGLMNKGLGASLIRSDVFHSPGTPNYPWHPASVLGCQKGWSSERVPHPSKGSRRYPGSSMAFPYSNGRTLPSKWEDAERWIFSPNSSDALGRTTVAHARRPKSKSGPLGPPGRIGGQYSSVSSVSLLDSGRAGPVTGNSPFAAGVLMPEHVCGGKNTNGTYSGRPIGDEINIGRGVKICPLNGGSHPIRTSRVCRRLDSAVESSASLPSTQESIQDEQVEITEDSASTIASVIYRKDAATQTSPELSRSSSPNTRPTFNRSLLTEQVKESGSCFSDLDIRDVQMDDRVTLTRWSKKNVTRSSNKNSTNMIEWNEKTVESNSSSWGFAEAKCISKIDREDTKITAWENIQKAKAEAAIQKLVIKLEKKRSSLDKILNTLKSAQRKAQVMRERECDAVTANQDGKGSRKAKKRAQLSKNGQISSLSGCFTCHAF; encoded by the exons atgcagcggcggcggcggaggtggggAGCGGAGGTGGACTACGGCTACTCGCCGAGCTCCACGGGCGGCGGCGGGAGCAGCTGCTGCGATTCCTTCGGCTGCGACTCG CCTTTGGCCGGGTTCGTGCGCCCAGATGGTGACCCACATACAGATCTGGAGACAGATGGGTTGGCCACTTCCTCGTCCAGTG GTGGACGAAGCGGAGGAGGTGCTGTGCGGGGTGAAGGAAGAGGAGTGGGCTCAGGTACTAGAACTGGCCAAGAATCCGGCAGGCCGTGCCACCCCAG GAAGGGGTCGAAACAGCGGCCGGCCTCACTTGACCTCGGTAGCCCTGGGTTCCATGGAGCCACGTTTTCTCCAAGTTTCGTGATTGGTGGTGTGGGGTTGATGAACAAAGGACTTGGAGCATCACTCATCAGGTCAGACGTGTTTCATAGTCCTGGAACGCCGAACTATCCGTGGCACCCTGCATCGGTGTTGGGGTGCCAGAAAGGGTGGAGCTCTGAGAGAGTTCCGCATCCTTCTAAAGGAAGTAGGAGGTACCCAGGAAGCAGCATGGCATTTCCTTACAGCAATGGGAGGACATTGCCCTCGAAATGGGAGGATGCAGAGAGGTGGATCTTCAGTCCCAATTCCAGCGACGCTCTTGGAAGAACTACAGTTGCTCATGCTCGACGACCAAAGTCTAAAAGTGGCCCCCTGGGGCCTCCAGGAAGAATTGGTGGACAGTATTCATCTGTTTCTTCGGTGTCATTGCTTGATAGTGGGAGAGCTGGTCCTGTTACAGGAAATTCTCCTTTTGCAGCAGGAGTACTAATGCCGGAACATGTTTGTGGAGGAAAAAATACAAATGGAACCTATTCAGGTAGACCAATTGGTGACGAAATCAACATTGGAAGAGGAGTCAAAATTTGTCCACTGAATGGTGGGTCTCATCCTATTCGAACTTCCAGAGTTTGCCGGCGATTAGATTCTGCAGTGGAATCATCTGCTTCATTGCCTAGCACACAAGAATCTATCCAAG ATGAGCAGGTTGAAATCACAGAAGATTCAGCTTCTACTATTGCTTCTGTAATTTATAGGAAAGATGCTGCAACCCAGACCAGCCCGGAGCTAAGTAGGTCCTCTTCGCCCAACACTAGACCAACATTTAATCGTTCCCTGTTGACAGAACAAGTGAAAGAGAGCGGGAGCTGTTTCTCAGATCTTGATATCAGGGATGTTCAGATGGATGACCGAGTGACTTTGACTAGGTGGTCAAAGAAAAATGTAACACGATCGTCTAACAAGAATTCAACAAACATGATAGAATGGAATGAAAAGACAGTGGAGTCAAATTCTTCGTCCTGGGGCTTTGCCGAAGCGAAGTGCATATCTAA GATTGATAGAGAGGACACAAAAATCACTGCATGGGAGAATATTCAAAAAGCAAAAGCTGAGGCAGCAATTCAGAAGTTAGTG ATTAAGCTCGAGAAGAAAAGATCTTCGCTGGATAAGATTTTGAACACCCTCAAGTCTGCTCAAAGAAAAGCCCAGGTGATGCGTGAGCGTGAGTGTGATGCAGTAACAGCAAACCAAGATGGAAAAGGCTCTAGGAAGGCAAAAAAGAGAGCACAGCTTAGCAAGAATGGCCAAATCAGTTCGCTGAGTGGCTGCTTCACTTGTCATGCTTTCTGA